A part of Variovorax sp. HW608 genomic DNA contains:
- a CDS encoding tannase/feruloyl esterase family alpha/beta hydrolase, whose amino-acid sequence MEVLDSISTSSRKNAAMRSVLAGLATLTLAACGGGSNGGVVIPTAAPAPAPAPAPAPSPAPAPAPAPTSMQVQGAAAKCSAISGTSIPASALALPSQGATITSAQLTAADTSAGLPEFCKVLGSVIATNTADPKINFEVNLPTTWNFKALQIGGGGFNGLLITGISGPLGGVPNAPSDAQLPLAQNYVTFGSDGGTTFDGTFGLNAQAMANYSGESIKRTHDAATYLISSYYGTAPRRMYHIGHSKGGHESLQAAQKYGADYDGIVAYYPANQNQAMVLSWFRMWSAAYSTPGGALNPAKQALVKAKVMEACDALDGVVDGIIGNTEACHATFAVNNLRCPGGADTGDTCLSDVQINTLMTGATPLEFTFPLSNGVTSIGPYPVFDGGDMTGILFDPMGTDGTKAIYYGFDEPVIKYFIQQDPNSVTTGFDYRNWQSRVQQLSNLLDATNPNLDTYKARGGKLLLIQGTTDMLVSPYMTTAYYNRVAARYGDSLKSFLRYYVQPGFGHAGGTFALQWDSLSAIDTWVESGQAPVDPVVKDGNPATAGRTRPMCEYPLFPKYKGSGDVNSAANFACAAS is encoded by the coding sequence ATGGAAGTCCTCGATTCAATAAGCACGTCGTCCCGCAAGAATGCTGCCATGCGTTCCGTTCTCGCCGGCTTGGCGACGCTGACGCTCGCTGCGTGCGGTGGCGGCAGCAACGGAGGCGTCGTGATACCAACTGCTGCACCAGCACCAGCACCAGCACCCGCTCCGGCACCATCACCCGCTCCCGCACCTGCCCCCGCGCCGACCTCCATGCAGGTGCAGGGAGCTGCAGCGAAATGCTCGGCCATTTCAGGAACGAGCATTCCGGCCAGCGCCCTTGCGCTTCCCAGCCAGGGAGCAACCATCACCTCGGCGCAGCTGACTGCAGCCGACACGAGCGCTGGATTGCCCGAGTTCTGCAAGGTGCTCGGTAGCGTCATCGCGACGAACACGGCAGACCCGAAGATCAACTTCGAGGTCAATCTTCCGACGACGTGGAACTTCAAGGCGCTCCAGATAGGCGGCGGAGGTTTTAACGGGCTGCTGATCACCGGGATAAGCGGTCCGCTCGGCGGCGTTCCAAACGCGCCCAGTGATGCCCAACTTCCATTGGCACAGAACTATGTGACGTTCGGCAGTGACGGTGGCACCACCTTTGACGGCACGTTCGGGTTGAACGCGCAAGCGATGGCGAACTATTCAGGGGAGAGTATCAAGCGCACGCACGACGCGGCAACGTACCTCATCTCGTCCTACTATGGCACCGCGCCCCGGCGCATGTACCACATTGGGCACTCCAAAGGGGGGCACGAAAGCCTTCAGGCAGCCCAGAAGTACGGGGCGGACTACGACGGTATCGTGGCCTACTACCCCGCAAACCAGAACCAGGCAATGGTGTTGTCTTGGTTCCGCATGTGGAGCGCGGCGTATTCGACACCTGGAGGGGCCCTCAACCCCGCCAAGCAAGCGTTGGTGAAAGCGAAGGTGATGGAGGCGTGCGACGCCTTGGATGGGGTCGTCGACGGGATCATTGGCAATACGGAGGCATGCCACGCGACCTTTGCCGTGAACAACCTGCGCTGCCCGGGGGGAGCGGATACCGGTGACACCTGTCTGTCCGATGTGCAGATCAACACCCTGATGACCGGGGCCACGCCGCTTGAGTTCACGTTCCCATTGTCGAATGGCGTCACCAGCATCGGCCCCTATCCTGTGTTCGATGGTGGTGATATGACAGGCATCCTGTTCGACCCCATGGGGACGGATGGAACGAAGGCCATCTACTACGGCTTCGATGAACCAGTCATCAAGTACTTCATCCAGCAAGATCCGAACAGTGTCACCACGGGCTTCGACTACCGAAACTGGCAGAGCCGGGTTCAACAGCTCTCCAATCTCCTCGATGCGACCAACCCAAACTTGGACACGTACAAGGCGCGTGGCGGAAAGCTTCTGCTGATCCAGGGTACGACCGACATGCTGGTCTCGCCCTACATGACGACGGCGTACTACAACCGCGTGGCCGCCCGATACGGTGATTCGCTCAAGAGCTTCCTGCGCTACTACGTTCAGCCAGGCTTCGGGCATGCTGGCGGCACCTTCGCTCTGCAGTGGGATTCGCTCTCGGCCATCGACACCTGGGTAGAGTCTGGCCAGGCTCCGGTTGATCCCGTCGTCAAGGATGGAAATCCTGCCACTGCTGGCCGAACCCGTCCGATGTGCGAGTACCCGTTGTTCCCCAAGTACAAGGGATCTGGAGACGTCAACAGTGCGGCCAACTTCGCCTGCGCGGCGAG